DNA from Pajaroellobacter abortibovis:
CAGATCCTTCTATTTTTAAACTACGATCTCTGCTAGGATTAGTGCTGTTACCGTGGAACAATAAGTTAACGCGCTACGCAAATACTTTATTTGCGAGAAACAACTCAAGAAACCAGCTTACACATTAGCAACATGAAATGACAGTCCTTCATCCTGTGTGGATTGCAGGTGCGTTGCTTTTCAATGAAAATGCCTTTTGCTTTAACCCTGAATTATAAGAAAATACCTTTGAAAACGTTCTTAGAGAAATGTACATCTGATAATCAAATATTATCCTTCTTCAAGTACAAAAAAACAGAGCTTACAAGGCTAGAACCAGAAGGAGAAAATCCATCCAAAACAAGTGTTTAGTTCTTGGTGGACAAAAAAGAAGGTTAGAGCCTTGAATCCATCTCCTTCTCTGCACCCAACTGTACGACCAATTTCCTCGAATGGATTCATAAAAAATTGTATAGGCTCGAGGAAACCGAGGTTATCTATACCTCGATAGAGGAAGAATGTCGATCTCGACGCACAGTCTGTAGGAAGGAAATTCCTATACTTAGAAGAGAGGGTCAGACATATCAGGCGAAGCGGCATCTAGGAACATGACACTTTTTCACCTTCACACAGCCTACCAGCCTAGAGGCAATCAACCAAAAGCGATCCAACAGCTCGTTGCAGGGGTGAACCGAGGAGAAAAGCACCAAGTACTGCTGGGTATCACAGGCTCTGGGAAGACGTTTACAATGGCTCACGTGATCCAGCAGACAGGGCGCCCAACGCTTATCCTTGCCCCTAACAAAACGTTGGCTGCCCAGCTTTTTACTGAAATGCGAGAATTATTTCCTGAGCATGCAGTCCAGTACTTCGTCAGTTATTACGATTATTACCAGCCTGAAGCGTATATCCCTACCACAGATACTTATATCGCCAAAGATGCTCTGATCAATGATGCGATCGATCGAATGCGCCATGCTGCCACTCACGCTCTTCTCTCACGGCGCGATGTGATCATTGTTGCCTCCGTTAGCTGCATTTATGGAATTGGAGATGTGGATAGCTATCACAGTTTGGTGCTTCGCTTGAAGAAAGGAGAGATGTTTCGTCGCGATCATCTGTTGCGATTGCTTGTAGATATTCAGTATGAGCGCAATGATATCGATTTTCACCGTTCATCGTTTCGAGTGAGGGGGGATATTGTGGATGTGTTCCCGGCTTACGAGCAGGATCGAGCGATTCGAATAGAATTTTTTGGAGGGCTGATCGACTCTATTAAGGAAATTGATCCGATTCGAGGAAACACCGTTCAATTGCTTGACGAGTATGTCCTCTATCCAGGCTCGCATTATGTAACGCATCAACAACAAATGCAAAAAGCCATTCAACAGATCCGAGAGGAACTGACAGAGCAATTGCAGTTCTTTGAAAAAGATGGTCGTTTGCTCGAGAAAAACAGATTGGATCAGAGGACCCAATACGACTTGGAAATCATGGAACAAATGGGTTTCTGTCATGGGATTGAAAACTATTCGAGACATTTGTCAGGTCGAAAAGCGGGTGAGCCCCCTCCTACCCTCATCGATTACTTCCCGAAGGATTTTTTGCTGATCATCGATGAATCCCATCAAACCATTCCTCAATTGAGTGCGATGTACAAAGGGGATCGATCAAGAAAAGAGACGCTGGTGGAATTTGGATTTCGACTCCCGAGCGCGCTCGACAATCGACCTCTTAAGTTTGAAGAATTTGAATCGATGGTTCATCAAGTGATTTATGTGTCCGCCACACCAGGTGATTATGAAATTAAGCAAACAGGGGGTGTTATTGTTGAACAGATAGTCCGTCCGACTGGCCTTATGGATCCGCCCATCGAAGTGCGTCCTGTTGCTGGGCAAGTGGATCATTTACTTGAAGAAATTCGTGGGTGCATCAAGCGAAATGAACGGGTCTTATGTACAACGCTTACAAAGAGAATGGCAGAGGATTTAACAGATTATTATCGCGATCTGGGGATCGCCATTCAGTACCTCCATTCGGATATCGATACACTCAAGCGAGTAGAGATCTTACGCGATTTGAGATTAGGTGAATATGATGTGCTTGTAGGAATCAACTTACTTCGAGAAGGGCTTGATCTACCTGAAGTTGCTCTCGTCGCGATTTTTGATGCAGACAAAGAGGGTTTTTTAAGGAATTCGCGTTCTTTGATTCAGACGATTGGACGCGCTGCACGAAACGTTCATGGGCGTGTCATTATGTATGCGGATAAGGTAACAGACGCGATGCGGTATGCGCTTGAAGAGACAGCAAGACGGCGACAACTCCAAGCAGAGTACAACGAACGGCATGGCGTGACTCCTACCACGGTAGTCCGAGCGGTCATGGATATTCCCCACACGCTGCCAGGGCACTCCAAGGGGACCTCTTCTCAAGATACCCACGCTCCAAAGGATGCATTATCCAATTCGAACCCGTTGAGTATAGAGCAACTCCGCATTGAAATGATGACCGCTGCTGAACAACTCGAATTTGAGAAGGCTGCGCACTTGCGGGATCAAATCAAGCTTCTCGAAGGTCAAAATCTCATTGCCAAATCAAAACCACAAAGAAAACGAAAAGCAGCCACCTTGAAAAGGGTTACATGACGATGTAACCTGAAGTGTCTATAACCACTCAAATTGCTTACGCTGTTGTAACTGTTCCACCACAGATCGAACTTCTTGAGATCTTTCACGGGGTACAATCAAAAGAGTATCTTCTGTGTCGACAATGACAAAATCATGTACATCCACCAGCGCAACGAGTTTTTTGGATGGATTGGTAGAGGACGCGTAATAAAAATTATTGGAAGCGCAGAGGGCAATCGCATTAGAGGGTAAAACGTTCCCGTGTTCATCTCGCACAGCAAGTTCCCAAGCGCTTGCCCAAGATCCTACATCATTCCATCCAAAGTCAGCTGGCACCACAGCAAGATTGGATGCTTTCTCCATGATTCCGTAATCGATAGATAAAGACGGTAAGCGAGGGAATACCTGATGGATGCTCTCTTCCTCTTCTCCTTGAAGAGCTGCTTGCTCGATTTCGACAAGGCCATCAGCAAGAGAAGGGATACTGTTTGAAATGGCCGCTTTCATCACTTTTGCTTGAAAACAAAAAATTCCTGCATTCCAAAGGTGTTTTTGACTGGCAACATATTTCTGGGCTATGTTGTAAGAGGGCTTTTCCGTAAACTTTTTACACTGAAAAGCATGAGGATCGATAGGATCACCCAACTCAATGTAACCGTATCCCGTCTCAGGGCGCGTGGGTATAATCCCAATAGTAGTTAAGTACCCCTTGCTTGCAACATCGAGAGCACGCTCGATCGTCTGCAAAAATTTTTGTTCGTCTGCAATAAAATGATCACTCGGGAGTACAACAATCCGTGCATTCTCATTCTGTCGTACAATTTTGAAAGTAGCCCACCCGATACAAGGTGCGGTATTCCGCCCAACCGGTTCAGACAAAAACTGAGCATCCACGAAGGTGGTAGGGAGAACTCTTTTCACCTGAGGCAACAAGTGTTGACTCGTTGAAATCAGCATACGATGGGAAGGAATAAGCGGGCTAAGCCGTCGAACTGTTGCAGCGACCATCGACTCATTAGGTAACCCTGCAAGAGGTAATAATTGCTTAGGGATGTGCTTCCGAGAGGCTGGCCAAAAACGGGTTCCAGCACCCCCTGCCAGGATGACAGCATACGTATCTTGTATTCTATTCACTTAATTCTTATCTTAATCAAAAAAGGACGGATCCTGGCTTTTCTTTGCAACCGGTCATGGATAGAGCGATCATTTATAGAATCGACTATTAATTTCCACTCTTCTAAGGCTCCTATTAGCCTGGAGAAATTCTTCTGTTTTTTCTTCTTCCGAGCAAATACCTTTACCCTTAAAAGTGATTCTCTTTAACTTTTTCATCCCTTTTAATGTCTCCAGACAGAATTCCAAATCCATTGACATCCTGATAATCTGAATTTCCTCAAGCTCTGTCAACTCTTTAAGCAATCCGAGAAAACTGATTAAAGTGCGATCCCTGAATGGATAAATGCTGGAGCCTCTTCTTTTCACTTAACAAGAGTTTCACACTCATTTCAGAGAAACTCTTCACTACCAGTGCTAGCTTTATTAAGCTAGGAATTATTGTCTTTCACCAGAGTGGCTAGAGCATCATCTGTTATAGAGGGAAAGCCCCACTTTCGCCTATCCCTAGCGACAGATTGACTAAGGGCAGCCACTGACACGCAGTATTCTTAAAAATTGCCACCCCCAAAATTACCTTCGGGCTTCAAGCTTTCAAGCCGAGTCAAATTTTCAATTCCAGGAAGCGCTTCGACAGGAGCTCCACCCCCTTGCAGTGTATCCCCCATTAATATACTTCCACCTTGGAAAAAGCAGTCAAGAGCATCTTAAATTCCTCTTGAGTGACGCTCTCTCCTCTTTCTTCACCCAAATCCTGTCGATAGGTGATGGACAATGCCATCATGCTCTCTTTCTACGTCTCGAATTGAATAATCGTGGTAATCTTCTCCAGCATCGCGACACCATTAAGATCAACGAATGGGCCTTCAAGCTCTAGGTAACTTGAGCGCAGCAAGGTGAGCGTTGGTAAATCCGGTTAAGCACAAACGAAATGGGGATTGGCCTATTTTTTCATTAAGGTTGGCAAGAGCCCCGCGAAATTAGCTCCTTTTACCTTCTTTGGAGCTCGAAAAACAATAAAGAATCCCCCTCTCGGATAGAACAATTGTTTTCGAAATTCCTCGTACTCCCTAGACACCAAGAGTGCGAAAGTTTCTGCTTATTCATCCATGTCTCCTCTTTCTATTCCCAATGTACAAAATCCAAATTCAATTCAACAGACCAAAGATACTTGGAGAGTACGGACTGAGGGTCCATAAGAATTTTGAGCCCTTCCAACGAGATGCGGGTACCCATGAGCACAAACTCTTGAACGGGCTGTTGTGCAAGCGCTCTAAAGTGCGCCTCTTTTTTCAGGTTATTCCTATTGTTCAGACTTACCAGGGAAATCACCATACGATAAAATAACGGATAGGCAGGCTTTCCAATATGCGGCAATTCAGAATCGTTTCCAAAGTCGGATAACCAAGGATAAACACGAAGCTCCTCATCATTGAGAATCTACCGGGAAGCCACCCATTCATTATTAATGGTGGTATTGGCGCTCGTTGCTTCGATTACAGCACGAAATCTGTGATTGACATGCCTCAATCGATCTAAAACTGCAATAGGTAGGCGTTCAAATATCTTGATCAGCACGTCATCTGACACGTAATCGAAAGGGGAGAGAGCCGGCAATCCATCTGAGCATATGGATAGCTCTTTACACTTGCACGGTATACCCGAGGGGATAGATGGATCTTTACGCTTGCGCAAGCGATTCGAGATGGAAGGTAGGCTCTCTTCTTCCTCTTCAGATTTAGACAAAATCACACTAGAAAAACGAACTGTCGCTTGTTGGTCATCTTCCAATCCCGTACAATCTAGGCCGGAAGAGAACAGGATGACTATCCACATCCATCCTTTTCTTACCAAGTTGGATTACATCACTCGCCCCCCTTTGATATATAAAATTTGAAAACACTTTCGACATACACATAATGCTAGTCACAAAGCAAAGACGTCCTCATCCTAATCTACGAGTGAGGTGAGAGAGACGATGATTCCGAACGAGGGATAGGAAGGAGAAGACGTCCCAACAAGATCCCTGCGCTAGCAGATAAGCTCGACCCTAGAAGCACGCCGC
Protein-coding regions in this window:
- the uvrB gene encoding excinuclease ABC subunit UvrB, which codes for MTLFHLHTAYQPRGNQPKAIQQLVAGVNRGEKHQVLLGITGSGKTFTMAHVIQQTGRPTLILAPNKTLAAQLFTEMRELFPEHAVQYFVSYYDYYQPEAYIPTTDTYIAKDALINDAIDRMRHAATHALLSRRDVIIVASVSCIYGIGDVDSYHSLVLRLKKGEMFRRDHLLRLLVDIQYERNDIDFHRSSFRVRGDIVDVFPAYEQDRAIRIEFFGGLIDSIKEIDPIRGNTVQLLDEYVLYPGSHYVTHQQQMQKAIQQIREELTEQLQFFEKDGRLLEKNRLDQRTQYDLEIMEQMGFCHGIENYSRHLSGRKAGEPPPTLIDYFPKDFLLIIDESHQTIPQLSAMYKGDRSRKETLVEFGFRLPSALDNRPLKFEEFESMVHQVIYVSATPGDYEIKQTGGVIVEQIVRPTGLMDPPIEVRPVAGQVDHLLEEIRGCIKRNERVLCTTLTKRMAEDLTDYYRDLGIAIQYLHSDIDTLKRVEILRDLRLGEYDVLVGINLLREGLDLPEVALVAIFDADKEGFLRNSRSLIQTIGRAARNVHGRVIMYADKVTDAMRYALEETARRRQLQAEYNERHGVTPTTVVRAVMDIPHTLPGHSKGTSSQDTHAPKDALSNSNPLSIEQLRIEMMTAAEQLEFEKAAHLRDQIKLLEGQNLIAKSKPQRKRKAATLKRVT
- a CDS encoding mannose-1-phosphate guanylyltransferase codes for the protein MNRIQDTYAVILAGGAGTRFWPASRKHIPKQLLPLAGLPNESMVAATVRRLSPLIPSHRMLISTSQHLLPQVKRVLPTTFVDAQFLSEPVGRNTAPCIGWATFKIVRQNENARIVVLPSDHFIADEQKFLQTIERALDVASKGYLTTIGIIPTRPETGYGYIELGDPIDPHAFQCKKFTEKPSYNIAQKYVASQKHLWNAGIFCFQAKVMKAAISNSIPSLADGLVEIEQAALQGEEEESIHQVFPRLPSLSIDYGIMEKASNLAVVPADFGWNDVGSWASAWELAVRDEHGNVLPSNAIALCASNNFYYASSTNPSKKLVALVDVHDFVIVDTEDTLLIVPRERSQEVRSVVEQLQQRKQFEWL
- a CDS encoding F-box protein, translated to MWIVILFSSGLDCTGLEDDQQATVRFSSVILSKSEEEEESLPSISNRLRKRKDPSIPSGIPCKCKELSICSDGLPALSPFDYVSDDVLIKIFERLPIAVLDRLRHVNHRFRAVIEATSANTTINNEWVASR